The following proteins are encoded in a genomic region of Sphingobium amiense:
- the traW gene encoding type-F conjugative transfer system protein TraW translates to MRRTILLAATTACLGGTTLLLAGSASEARDYGTAGQAFPIIEPDLLATIEARLRRAEASGELARTNALFAKRVEAKVRRPDPVAGISPAQETRSWDFDPSVRIDHDVRDQKGNMIAKAGQKVNPLDFVGIHQDLVFVDGDNAEQLAWACGKYSDMKAKIIFVKGSPIEAMSQRKRRFYFDQEGKLTGRFGIEHTPAVVSQAGRVMRVTEHALKGRAG, encoded by the coding sequence ATGAGGCGCACCATCCTGCTGGCGGCGACGACCGCATGCCTTGGCGGCACGACCCTGCTTCTCGCCGGCTCCGCCAGCGAGGCGCGCGACTATGGAACGGCAGGGCAGGCCTTTCCGATCATCGAGCCTGACCTGCTCGCGACGATCGAGGCGCGGCTGCGCCGTGCCGAAGCGAGCGGCGAACTGGCGCGAACCAACGCGCTTTTCGCCAAGCGGGTCGAGGCCAAGGTGCGGCGGCCAGATCCCGTGGCCGGTATCTCGCCGGCCCAGGAGACGCGCAGCTGGGATTTCGATCCCTCGGTTCGCATCGACCATGATGTCCGCGACCAGAAGGGAAATATGATCGCAAAGGCGGGTCAGAAGGTGAACCCGCTCGATTTCGTCGGCATTCATCAGGATCTTGTCTTCGTCGATGGGGATAATGCCGAGCAGCTGGCTTGGGCTTGCGGCAAATATAGCGACATGAAGGCGAAGATCATCTTCGTGAAGGGATCGCCGATCGAGGCGATGTCGCAGCGCAAGCGGCGCTTCTATTTCGACCAGGAGGGCAAGCTCACTGGCCGCTTCGGCATCGAGCACACGCCCGCCGTCGTCAGCCAGGCGGGCCGCGTGATGCGGGTCACCGAACATGCGCTCAAGGGGAGGGCGGGCTGA
- a CDS encoding S26 family signal peptidase yields MSALLSDKGETPMVPAHPAPAWRPRKHLWAALGLLSVGTVVLGAIADWRDRHAFLINTSESLPNWAFLIDRGRLPGRGDYVFFDPPATALVHRHFGARPAMFGKLVYGLPGDVVSHSGNDVLIGGRMVARMKRASRLGELLTPGATGPVPAGCYFVGTPHKDGFDSRYADIGFVCARQIIGTGEPLL; encoded by the coding sequence ATGTCGGCCCTGCTCAGTGACAAGGGCGAAACCCCGATGGTGCCGGCGCACCCCGCGCCGGCCTGGCGACCGCGCAAGCATCTCTGGGCGGCGCTGGGGCTCCTGTCGGTCGGCACAGTGGTTCTGGGCGCGATCGCGGATTGGCGCGATCGTCATGCCTTCCTCATCAACACGAGCGAGTCCCTGCCGAACTGGGCGTTCCTCATCGATCGGGGCCGACTGCCGGGCCGCGGTGACTATGTCTTCTTCGACCCGCCCGCGACCGCTCTCGTGCATCGCCATTTCGGAGCGCGGCCCGCTATGTTCGGCAAGCTGGTTTATGGTCTCCCCGGCGATGTCGTTTCCCATAGCGGGAACGACGTCCTGATCGGCGGGCGCATGGTGGCGCGCATGAAGCGAGCCTCGCGCCTGGGCGAGCTGTTGACGCCCGGCGCGACCGGGCCGGTCCCGGCGGGCTGCTATTTTGTCGGGACGCCGCACAAGGACGGGTTCGACAGCCGCTATGCCGACATCGGATTCGTCTGCGCGCGCCAGATTATCGGGACCGGGGAGCCGCTACTATGA
- a CDS encoding TrbI F-type domain-containing protein, producing MAEQAELDLPPVPAPSGKATRSRRRTLFAGLTRWQMLGGLLLLAALVWAMWVTRQVSARPDHIVSVKLSELVGEYVEAQRYSASPPERVKAEMQAFMASLDKELARRSAHGDVILVGEAVLSKNVDDITETVKKAVYASGVPIPKRITAEELQRLQQMSLQAAPEMPVPQDPRTAAPASAAQATAQPVPSVLPPAVGAQGATVSSFGAPDVGPAQ from the coding sequence ATGGCTGAGCAGGCTGAACTCGATCTTCCTCCCGTCCCCGCGCCGTCTGGCAAAGCCACGCGCTCGCGCCGCCGGACCCTATTCGCAGGATTGACCCGCTGGCAGATGCTGGGCGGGCTCCTGCTGCTCGCGGCGCTCGTCTGGGCGATGTGGGTGACCCGGCAGGTGAGTGCCCGGCCCGATCATATCGTCTCGGTCAAGCTCTCCGAACTGGTCGGAGAATATGTCGAGGCGCAGCGCTACTCGGCATCGCCACCTGAGCGGGTCAAGGCCGAGATGCAGGCCTTCATGGCATCGCTCGACAAGGAGCTTGCGCGTCGCAGCGCCCATGGCGACGTCATCCTCGTCGGCGAGGCTGTGCTCAGCAAGAATGTCGATGACATTACGGAAACGGTGAAGAAGGCAGTCTACGCCTCGGGCGTGCCGATACCCAAGCGGATAACGGCCGAGGAGCTGCAGCGCCTGCAGCAAATGAGCCTGCAGGCCGCGCCCGAGATGCCCGTGCCGCAGGATCCGCGGACGGCCGCGCCGGCGAGCGCCGCACAAGCCACTGCCCAACCGGTTCCATCCGTCCTGCCCCCGGCCGTTGGTGCCCAGGGAGCCACCGTGTCGAGCTTTGGAGCGCCCGATGTCGGCCCTGCTCAGTGA